The following nucleotide sequence is from Flavobacterium sp. N1736.
GAGCAAAAATGCTTTGAACACATAAAAGAAGCAGACAATAAGATATGAAAAAGAGTGATTTCTTCAATTGATTAAATTTTTGTCAAATTTATGAAAAAGGTTACAACCTTTATGGATATTAGGATTAAATTATATTTTTTAGGTGCAAAGGCTCAAAGCAACAAAGGTGCAAAGGTACAAAGTTTTAAATGATAGGTTCAAAGTTACAGAGAGGCAAAGGTTCAAAGTTTTTTAAGATTCGTCGAACTATTAAAGATGATTTATATTTTTTACATTCATTAAAAAAACCTCTGTCCCTTTGAACCTTTTTCAAGTTACCAACAAAACATGAAACTATTTCGTTGTAGTTCTCTTTTTTGACGTTAAATCAAAGTCGGTTTCTTTTGAGTTTTAAAAATTAGCTTACATTTAAAAAATGGTTTCTTGTATTGATTTAATCTTCAATTCAGTAAAGAAATAGTTTAAAAATGATTATGATAAATAAAAGAATTTTAGTTGCAGGAATAGCTGCAGCAATGCTGTTTTCGGCATGCAAAACAAAAGATTTGAGAATGAATACAGCAAATGAAGAAAATGCTACAAATAAGAAAATTGTAGTGTATCAGGTTTTTACGCGATTATTTGGAAATAAAAATACAAACAATAAACCCTGGGGAACAATTGACGAAAATGGAGTAGGAAAATTTAATGATTTTACTGATAAAGCACTTCACGAAATTAAAGATTTAGGCGTTACTTATATTTGGTACACAGGAGTTCCGCATCACGCTTTGGTTCATGATTATACGGCTTACGGAATTTCAAATGACGATCCTGAAGTGGTAAAAGGCCGTGCCGGATCGCCATATGCGGTAAAAGATTATTATAACGTAAATCCGGATCTGGCAGTAAATCCGGCAAATCGATTACAGGAATTTGAAGCTTTAATTGCCCGTACACATAAAGCCGGACTAAAAGTAATAATTGATATTGTCCCAAATCATATTGCGAGAAAATATGAAGGAAAAAATAATCCGGAAAGTATTAAAGATTTTGGTGCCAATGATAATGTAAATCTGGAATACGAACGCAATAATAATTTTTACTACATACCCAATAATCATTTTGAAATTCCTGATGGAGATATTCCGTTAAATGGAGAAAAAAATGCAATGGTTGATGGTTTCTTCGACGAAAATCCTGCAAAATGGACAGGAAACGGATCCCGAAAAGTAAAACCGGACCAAAATGATTGGTATGAAACCGTAAAGGTTAATTACGGAATTCGTCCGGATGGTTCTAAAGATTTTCCCGAACTTCCGGCTGGATCTGATCAAAAATCATATCAGGAACATTTTGCTTTTTGGCAGGATAAAGACGTTCCGGATTCCTGGAAAAAATTCAAATCTATTGCTTTATACTGGACAGCAAAAGGGGTAGACGGCTTTCGTTATGATATGGCAGAAATGGTTCCATATGAATTTTGGAGTTACATGAATTCAGCAATTAAAACTAAAAATCCAAATGCTTTTTTATTGGCAGAAGTGTATAACCCAAATGAATATCGCAATTATATCCGTTTAGGAAAAATGGATTATTTATATGATAAAGTAGAAACCTATGATAAACTGAAAGATATTATTCGTGGAAAATCTTCGCCTGATGGATTATCAGATATTCAAAAAGGAATGTCAGACATAGAACATCATATGCTTCATTTTTTAGATAATCATGATGAACAACGTTTGGCAAGTCCTGAATTTGCAGGAACGCCGGAACGTGGAAAACCATTAATGGTAGTTTCTACCACAATAAGCACTTCGCCAACAATGGTTTATTTTGGACAGGAAGTAGGCGAGGCCGGAAATGAAAATGCAGGATTCGGAACGCGTTCGAGAACTTCTATTTTTGATTATATCGGAGTTCCAAATCATCAACGCTGGATGAACGGCGGAAAATTTGATGGAGGTCAGCTTTCTGAATCAGAGAAAAATTTACGTGATTTCTATAAAAGATTACTGAATTTCTCAATTAATAGTCCAGCCTTAATGGGAAGTTTTCAGGAAATTCAATCTGCGAATCGCGAAAATAATTCAGGTTACGATGCTTCACTTTATTCGTACGTTCGTTGGTCTGCCAATCAAAAGCTGATTATCGTCGCTAATTTTTCTTCGGATAAAACAAGGGAGTTTGATTTGAAAATTCCATCCGATATTATTTCAAAATGGAATTTAAAAGATGGAGAATACCAAATTGCAGATCAATTGTATCAAAAATATTCCATGAAATTAACAGTAAATAATGGAGTAGGAACTGTGAAAATAAAAATAGAACCTTCGGAATCTTTTATATTTGAAGTAAAGTAATAGTATTATCCTGCAAGGTTTTCTAAATCTTATCGTTATCCTGCAAGGTTTTTTTCAAACCTTGTAGGTTTAAATTGATGCTAAGAACTTATTATACCTACAAGGTTTGAAAAAAACCTTGCAGGATACTTTTAGGAATTAATTAGTGTTTATATACAACAAAACTATTAGTTTTAAGACTTTTACTTCCCATTAAAATTGTTGCATTTGCCGGAAGCTTTATTTCTTTTTTTGTACCAAAGTTTATGATTGTTGTAATTTTTTCTCCTTGAAAAGATCTTATAAATGAAATTTGATCTTGTGAAGATTCTAGATTTTCATAAGTTCCGTATTGCAAAACTTTTTCATTATTTCGTAAAGCAATTAGCTTTTTATAACTGTTAAGAATAGATTTCTTTTGAGTTTCTAAGACTGCAACATTTGTTTTTTTGTAATCTGTATTTACTCTTATCCATGTTTTTTCTTTTGAAAATCCTGCAAAATTAGTACTGTTCCATTGCATCGGACTTCTCGATTTATCTCTGTTTTGCTCGTTTCCTTCAATAAGCGCTTCATCAATATTTTTGCCTGCAGCAATTGCAAGTTCATAATGGGTTCTTCCTTGCACATCGACCATATCATTAATACTTTTGGCAATAATATTATGCATTCCGATTTCTTCTCCGTAATAAATAAACGGAACTCCTTTTGCAGTCAGAATTAAAGCCGTTAAAGCAACAGCACGCTCTGAATTTCCATCTGCAAGTCGATCCATCATTCGGGGCATATCGTGGCTTCCAAAAAACAGAGTTGGATAATTCGTCATGTTTTTTTCCATGCTTTGCAATTCATCATAAATACGCTGAGTCGAAAATGTTTTGATGCTTCCAAAATTGAAATTAAAAACCA
It contains:
- a CDS encoding alpha-amylase family protein, which translates into the protein MINKRILVAGIAAAMLFSACKTKDLRMNTANEENATNKKIVVYQVFTRLFGNKNTNNKPWGTIDENGVGKFNDFTDKALHEIKDLGVTYIWYTGVPHHALVHDYTAYGISNDDPEVVKGRAGSPYAVKDYYNVNPDLAVNPANRLQEFEALIARTHKAGLKVIIDIVPNHIARKYEGKNNPESIKDFGANDNVNLEYERNNNFYYIPNNHFEIPDGDIPLNGEKNAMVDGFFDENPAKWTGNGSRKVKPDQNDWYETVKVNYGIRPDGSKDFPELPAGSDQKSYQEHFAFWQDKDVPDSWKKFKSIALYWTAKGVDGFRYDMAEMVPYEFWSYMNSAIKTKNPNAFLLAEVYNPNEYRNYIRLGKMDYLYDKVETYDKLKDIIRGKSSPDGLSDIQKGMSDIEHHMLHFLDNHDEQRLASPEFAGTPERGKPLMVVSTTISTSPTMVYFGQEVGEAGNENAGFGTRSRTSIFDYIGVPNHQRWMNGGKFDGGQLSESEKNLRDFYKRLLNFSINSPALMGSFQEIQSANRENNSGYDASLYSYVRWSANQKLIIVANFSSDKTREFDLKIPSDIISKWNLKDGEYQIADQLYQKYSMKLTVNNGVGTVKIKIEPSESFIFEVK